In Anguilla rostrata isolate EN2019 chromosome 1, ASM1855537v3, whole genome shotgun sequence, a genomic segment contains:
- the LOC135254075 gene encoding filamin-A-interacting protein 1-like isoform X2, producing the protein MKSRNSEPENPTNSQLDAPQTTNGEEDGGNLQGSKKKAKPLQEKDGGMGISETVKRPQKPCRMSKKKCGFMDLSRKQLLRFMGIMEGEVQAREDIIHMLKSERTRPEALEAHYGSAVPEKALRALHRDGLLIHSHSFGDDVYETPMAELDRLEEKSRETYRRMLEQLLLAEKCHRRTVHELDNEKHKHTDYMNKSDDFTNLLEQERERLKRLLEQEKAYQARKDKEHSKHLEKVQEELVKLKSFALMLVDERQLHLEQIDQQCQRVQELAQQLQEKEQKLSAVASKAKEDGQRILKLEVDLERKAAKFAQDHEEMTTKLGGQESQNRQLRLKLASMTRRIEELEDSNRALQRSEEELQELRDKISKGECGNSSLMAELETLRKRVLEMEGKDEEIIKTESQCRELRKRLQDEESHCKELKLEVEKLQKRMVELEKLEGAFSISKSECTQLHTSLEKERGLVKELVSELDVVKNHVKELEASESRLEKAEMGLKDDLAKLKSFTVLMVDERKKMAERIREEEKKGDDLNRMFKTEQCKVMEVTEKLIEESKKLLKLKSEMEGKVTCLVKEKEELNSKLISEKEKCKDLSARVGLMKTRIDHLEEAERESARSRVKRALEKFSDTSGQEDKVKELTLEIERLKNRLKQLEVVEGDLMKTEDEYDLLEKKFRTEQDKANVLSQQLEEMRSQIARNKVIEKGEAASQESELRQRYKMEEAKTRDLQADVQALKEKIHELMYKEDQLSQLQVDYSILQQRFIEEERKKTDMSHEVLNLTKELEVTKRYSRALRPSTNGRRMVDVPLASTGVQTDMVASDVTEDTPAVFIRKSVQEENHIMSNLRQRDLKKSAERPSVLDRYPPAASELNMRKSWMPWMRKKDGSLEKSSHLNGESPRTRTMAAPQRQGQPLHIRVTPDHGSSTATLEITSPNSEEFFSNATIIPTLGLNKPRITIVPSPTKAGEATGDLGRAMSPVTITTISRAKSPETSHSGRPLSPISIVTVSTSAMADVFGSQEKQEMTMGRAVFKVTPEKQTVPTPRKYNSNTNIITTTEDNKIHIHLGSQFMRPLESGSSPPTITVRPLAVTTESKEVTTGTVLRSPRHGTVSKTTPGKVMSSITITPITSAPSRPTQSQPGPEAPPPRTAVTRIPMSKGMKTGKSVLGNMGVSTVTRLESRAESQSMKIELRKSTVCGSTAPLSGGKG; encoded by the exons ATGAAGTCCCGGAACAGTGAGCCGGAGAACCCGACCAACAGTCAGCTTGATGCCCCCCAAACAACCAATGGCGAAGAAGATGGTGGGAACCTTCAGGGTTCAAAGAAGAAGGCTAAACCTCTGCAGGAAAaagatggagggatggggaTCTCTGAAACAGTGAAAAGGCCCCAGAAACCCTGCAGGATGAGTAAGAAAAAGTGTGGATTCATGGATCTTTCCAGAAAGCAACTGCTCAGGTTTATGGGGATAATGGAAGGAGAGGTTCAG GCCCGGGAGGATATTATCCACATGCTGAAGTCGGAGCGCACCCGTCCAGAGGCCCTGGAGGCTCACTATGGCTCGGCCGTCCCAGAAAAGGCTCTCAGAGCTCTGCATCGGGACGGCCTGCTGATCCACTCCCATTCTTTCGGGGATGACGTCTACGAGACGCCCATGGCAGAG CTGGACCGGCTGGAGGAGAAGAGCCGGGAGACGTACCGCCGCATGCTGGAGCAGCTCCTGCTGGCGGAGAAGTGCCACCGCCGTACCGTCCACGAGCTGGACAACGAGAAGCACAAGCACACCGACTACATGAACAAGAGCGACGACTTCACCAACCTACTGGAGCAGGAGCGGGAGAG ATTAAAGAGACTACTGGAACAGGAAAAAGCATACCAAGCTCGCAAAGACAAGGAGCACAGCAAACATCTGGAGAAGGTGCAAGAAGAGCTGGTGAAGCTGAAGTCCTTCGCCCTGATGCTGGTGGATGAACGGCAGCTGCACCTTGAGCAGATAGACCAGCAGTGTCAGAGGGTCCAAGAGCTTGCTCAAcagctgcaggagaaggagcagAAGCTCAGTGCTGTTGCCAGCAAAGCTAAGGAGGACGGCCAGAGGATCCTGAAGCTGGAGGTGGACCTGGAGCGCAAGGCAGCAAAGTTTGCACAGGACCACGAGGAGATGACCACCAAGCTGGGTGGCCAGGAGTCGCAGAACCGGCAGCTGCGACTCAAGCTTGCCAGTATGACACGCAGGATCGAAGAGCTGGAGGACAGCAACCGGGCCTTACAGAGGTCTGAAGAGGAGCTCCAGGAGCTGAGGGACAAGATTAGCAAGGGGGAGTGTGGCAACTCCAGCCTTATGGCAGAGCTGGAGACCCTGCGCAAGAGGGTGCTGGAGATGGAGGGCAAGGATGAAGAGATCATCAAGACTGAGTCTCAGTGCAGAGAGTTGAGGAAGAGGTTGCAGGATGAAGAGAGCCATTGCAAGGAGCTGAAGCTAGAGGTGGAAAAGCTCCAGAAGAGAATGGTGGAACTGGAGAAGCTTGAGGGAGCCTTTAGCATCAGCAAGTCTGAGTGCACCCAGCTGCATACGAgtctggagaaggagagaggccTTGTGAAAGAGCTGGTCTCTGAACTGGATGTGGTGAAGAACCATgtgaaggagctggaggcctCAGAGTCTAGGCTAGAGAAAGCAGAGATGGGCCTGAAAGATGACCTGGCTAAGCTGAAGTCATTCACGGTGTTAATGGTGGATGAGAGAAAGAAGATGGCAGAGAGGATCAGGGAGGAGGAAAAGAAGGGTGATGACTTGAACAGGATGTTCAAGACAGAGCAATGCAAGGTCATGGAGGTGACAGAGAAGCTTATTGAGGAGAGCAAAAAGCTGCTCAAGCTGAAGTCAGAGATGGAAGGTAAGGTGACCTGCCTTGTTAAAGAGAAGGAAGAGCTAAATAGCAAGTTGATtagtgagaaagagaaatgcaAGGATCTAAGCGCGAGGGTCGGCCTGATGAAGACAAGGATTGATCATCTAGAGGAGGCAGAAAGAGAATCTGCCAGGAGCAGGGTGAAGAGGGCACTGGAGAAATTTTCAGACACATCAGGGCAAGAGGACAAGGTCAAGGAACTGACACTAGAAATTGAAAGGTTGAAGAACCGCCTCAAGCAATtggaggtggtggagggagACTTGATGAAGACTGAGGATGAGTATGACTTGCTGGAGAAGAAGTTCAGGACAGAGCAGGACAAGGCAAATGTCCTCTCCCAGCAGCTGGAAGAGATGAGAAGTCAGATCGCTAGGAATAAGGTGATAGAGAAGGGGGAGGCAGCGAGTCAGGAGTCAGAGCTTCGGCAGCGGTACAAGATGGAGGAAGCAAAGACGAGGGACCTACAAGCTGACGTCCAGGCACTCAAGGAGAAGATACATGAGCTAATGTACAAAGAGGACCAGCTCTCCCAACTGCAGGTAGACTACTCTATCCTCCAGCAGAGATTCATtgaagaagagaggaagaagacAGACATGAGCCACGAGGTCCTCAACCTCACAAAAGAACTGGAGGTCACTAAACGCTATAGTCGTGCCCTGAGGCCCAGCACTAATGGACGGAGGATGGTGGACGTCCCCTTGGCATCCACCGGGGTACAGACAGACATGGTggccagtgatgtcactgaggaCACTCCCGCAGTGTTTATCAGGAAATCTGTCCAAGAGGAGAACCATATCATGAGCAACCTTCGACAGAGGGACCTTAAGAAGTCAGCGGAAAGACCATCTGTGCTGGACCGCTACCCTCCTGCTGCTAGCGAGCTCAACATGAGGAAGTCATGGATGCCCTGGATGAGGAAAAAAGATGGAAGTTTGGAGAAGTCATCACACCTCAACGGTGAATCCCCACGGACTAGAACAATGGCAGCTCCCCAGAGGCAAGGGCAGCCCTTGCATATCCGAGTGACCCCAGATCATGGGTCCAGCACAGCCACCTTGGAGATCACCAGCCCCAACTCTGAAGAGTTCTTCTCTAATGCTACCATAATCCCCACATTGGGACTGAATAAGCCACGCATAACCATCGTCCCAAGCCCCACCAAAGCCGGTGAGGCTACAGGTGATCTGGGGAGGGCTATGTCACCTGTCACTATAACAACCATCTCCAGGGCCAAGTCTCCAGAGACCTCACACTCAGGTAGGCCTTTGTCACCCATCTCCATTGTGACAGTCAGTACATCCGCCATGGCAGATGTGTTTGGCTCCCAAGAGAAGCAGGAAATGACCATGGGGAGGGCTGTGTTCAAGGTGACCCCTGAGAAGCAAACGGTACCCACGCCCAGGAAGTACAACTCCAATACcaacatcatcaccaccacagAGGACAACAAGATCCACATCCACTTAGGGTCGCAGTTCATGCGGCCCCTTGAGAGTGGCAGTAGCCCCCCCACCATCACAGTCAGACCTCTTGCCGTGACAACGGAGAGCAAGGAGGTCACCACAGGTACTGTTCTGCGCTCACCACGCCATGGCACAGTTTCCAAGACCACACCAGGAAAGGTGATGAGCAGCATTACCATCACCCCCATCACCTCTGCTCCCTCCAGGCCAACTCAATCACAG CCTGGACCAGAAGCACCGCCCCCACGGACAGCCGTCACTCGCATCCCCATGTCGAAAGGTATGAAAACAGGGAAATCGGTTCTGGGGAACATGGGCGTCTCCACAGTGACAAGGCTAGAGTCACGGGCCGAGAGCCAGTCCATGAAAATCGAACTGAGGAAATCCACAGTTTGCGGCAGCACTGCTCCTCTGAGCGGAGGAAAGGGTTAG
- the LOC135254075 gene encoding filamin-A-interacting protein 1-like isoform X1 gives MIRGRKVMKSRNSEPENPTNSQLDAPQTTNGEEDGGNLQGSKKKAKPLQEKDGGMGISETVKRPQKPCRMSKKKCGFMDLSRKQLLRFMGIMEGEVQAREDIIHMLKSERTRPEALEAHYGSAVPEKALRALHRDGLLIHSHSFGDDVYETPMAELDRLEEKSRETYRRMLEQLLLAEKCHRRTVHELDNEKHKHTDYMNKSDDFTNLLEQERERLKRLLEQEKAYQARKDKEHSKHLEKVQEELVKLKSFALMLVDERQLHLEQIDQQCQRVQELAQQLQEKEQKLSAVASKAKEDGQRILKLEVDLERKAAKFAQDHEEMTTKLGGQESQNRQLRLKLASMTRRIEELEDSNRALQRSEEELQELRDKISKGECGNSSLMAELETLRKRVLEMEGKDEEIIKTESQCRELRKRLQDEESHCKELKLEVEKLQKRMVELEKLEGAFSISKSECTQLHTSLEKERGLVKELVSELDVVKNHVKELEASESRLEKAEMGLKDDLAKLKSFTVLMVDERKKMAERIREEEKKGDDLNRMFKTEQCKVMEVTEKLIEESKKLLKLKSEMEGKVTCLVKEKEELNSKLISEKEKCKDLSARVGLMKTRIDHLEEAERESARSRVKRALEKFSDTSGQEDKVKELTLEIERLKNRLKQLEVVEGDLMKTEDEYDLLEKKFRTEQDKANVLSQQLEEMRSQIARNKVIEKGEAASQESELRQRYKMEEAKTRDLQADVQALKEKIHELMYKEDQLSQLQVDYSILQQRFIEEERKKTDMSHEVLNLTKELEVTKRYSRALRPSTNGRRMVDVPLASTGVQTDMVASDVTEDTPAVFIRKSVQEENHIMSNLRQRDLKKSAERPSVLDRYPPAASELNMRKSWMPWMRKKDGSLEKSSHLNGESPRTRTMAAPQRQGQPLHIRVTPDHGSSTATLEITSPNSEEFFSNATIIPTLGLNKPRITIVPSPTKAGEATGDLGRAMSPVTITTISRAKSPETSHSGRPLSPISIVTVSTSAMADVFGSQEKQEMTMGRAVFKVTPEKQTVPTPRKYNSNTNIITTTEDNKIHIHLGSQFMRPLESGSSPPTITVRPLAVTTESKEVTTGTVLRSPRHGTVSKTTPGKVMSSITITPITSAPSRPTQSQPGPEAPPPRTAVTRIPMSKGMKTGKSVLGNMGVSTVTRLESRAESQSMKIELRKSTVCGSTAPLSGGKG, from the exons GCAGAAAAGTCATGAAGTCCCGGAACAGTGAGCCGGAGAACCCGACCAACAGTCAGCTTGATGCCCCCCAAACAACCAATGGCGAAGAAGATGGTGGGAACCTTCAGGGTTCAAAGAAGAAGGCTAAACCTCTGCAGGAAAaagatggagggatggggaTCTCTGAAACAGTGAAAAGGCCCCAGAAACCCTGCAGGATGAGTAAGAAAAAGTGTGGATTCATGGATCTTTCCAGAAAGCAACTGCTCAGGTTTATGGGGATAATGGAAGGAGAGGTTCAG GCCCGGGAGGATATTATCCACATGCTGAAGTCGGAGCGCACCCGTCCAGAGGCCCTGGAGGCTCACTATGGCTCGGCCGTCCCAGAAAAGGCTCTCAGAGCTCTGCATCGGGACGGCCTGCTGATCCACTCCCATTCTTTCGGGGATGACGTCTACGAGACGCCCATGGCAGAG CTGGACCGGCTGGAGGAGAAGAGCCGGGAGACGTACCGCCGCATGCTGGAGCAGCTCCTGCTGGCGGAGAAGTGCCACCGCCGTACCGTCCACGAGCTGGACAACGAGAAGCACAAGCACACCGACTACATGAACAAGAGCGACGACTTCACCAACCTACTGGAGCAGGAGCGGGAGAG ATTAAAGAGACTACTGGAACAGGAAAAAGCATACCAAGCTCGCAAAGACAAGGAGCACAGCAAACATCTGGAGAAGGTGCAAGAAGAGCTGGTGAAGCTGAAGTCCTTCGCCCTGATGCTGGTGGATGAACGGCAGCTGCACCTTGAGCAGATAGACCAGCAGTGTCAGAGGGTCCAAGAGCTTGCTCAAcagctgcaggagaaggagcagAAGCTCAGTGCTGTTGCCAGCAAAGCTAAGGAGGACGGCCAGAGGATCCTGAAGCTGGAGGTGGACCTGGAGCGCAAGGCAGCAAAGTTTGCACAGGACCACGAGGAGATGACCACCAAGCTGGGTGGCCAGGAGTCGCAGAACCGGCAGCTGCGACTCAAGCTTGCCAGTATGACACGCAGGATCGAAGAGCTGGAGGACAGCAACCGGGCCTTACAGAGGTCTGAAGAGGAGCTCCAGGAGCTGAGGGACAAGATTAGCAAGGGGGAGTGTGGCAACTCCAGCCTTATGGCAGAGCTGGAGACCCTGCGCAAGAGGGTGCTGGAGATGGAGGGCAAGGATGAAGAGATCATCAAGACTGAGTCTCAGTGCAGAGAGTTGAGGAAGAGGTTGCAGGATGAAGAGAGCCATTGCAAGGAGCTGAAGCTAGAGGTGGAAAAGCTCCAGAAGAGAATGGTGGAACTGGAGAAGCTTGAGGGAGCCTTTAGCATCAGCAAGTCTGAGTGCACCCAGCTGCATACGAgtctggagaaggagagaggccTTGTGAAAGAGCTGGTCTCTGAACTGGATGTGGTGAAGAACCATgtgaaggagctggaggcctCAGAGTCTAGGCTAGAGAAAGCAGAGATGGGCCTGAAAGATGACCTGGCTAAGCTGAAGTCATTCACGGTGTTAATGGTGGATGAGAGAAAGAAGATGGCAGAGAGGATCAGGGAGGAGGAAAAGAAGGGTGATGACTTGAACAGGATGTTCAAGACAGAGCAATGCAAGGTCATGGAGGTGACAGAGAAGCTTATTGAGGAGAGCAAAAAGCTGCTCAAGCTGAAGTCAGAGATGGAAGGTAAGGTGACCTGCCTTGTTAAAGAGAAGGAAGAGCTAAATAGCAAGTTGATtagtgagaaagagaaatgcaAGGATCTAAGCGCGAGGGTCGGCCTGATGAAGACAAGGATTGATCATCTAGAGGAGGCAGAAAGAGAATCTGCCAGGAGCAGGGTGAAGAGGGCACTGGAGAAATTTTCAGACACATCAGGGCAAGAGGACAAGGTCAAGGAACTGACACTAGAAATTGAAAGGTTGAAGAACCGCCTCAAGCAATtggaggtggtggagggagACTTGATGAAGACTGAGGATGAGTATGACTTGCTGGAGAAGAAGTTCAGGACAGAGCAGGACAAGGCAAATGTCCTCTCCCAGCAGCTGGAAGAGATGAGAAGTCAGATCGCTAGGAATAAGGTGATAGAGAAGGGGGAGGCAGCGAGTCAGGAGTCAGAGCTTCGGCAGCGGTACAAGATGGAGGAAGCAAAGACGAGGGACCTACAAGCTGACGTCCAGGCACTCAAGGAGAAGATACATGAGCTAATGTACAAAGAGGACCAGCTCTCCCAACTGCAGGTAGACTACTCTATCCTCCAGCAGAGATTCATtgaagaagagaggaagaagacAGACATGAGCCACGAGGTCCTCAACCTCACAAAAGAACTGGAGGTCACTAAACGCTATAGTCGTGCCCTGAGGCCCAGCACTAATGGACGGAGGATGGTGGACGTCCCCTTGGCATCCACCGGGGTACAGACAGACATGGTggccagtgatgtcactgaggaCACTCCCGCAGTGTTTATCAGGAAATCTGTCCAAGAGGAGAACCATATCATGAGCAACCTTCGACAGAGGGACCTTAAGAAGTCAGCGGAAAGACCATCTGTGCTGGACCGCTACCCTCCTGCTGCTAGCGAGCTCAACATGAGGAAGTCATGGATGCCCTGGATGAGGAAAAAAGATGGAAGTTTGGAGAAGTCATCACACCTCAACGGTGAATCCCCACGGACTAGAACAATGGCAGCTCCCCAGAGGCAAGGGCAGCCCTTGCATATCCGAGTGACCCCAGATCATGGGTCCAGCACAGCCACCTTGGAGATCACCAGCCCCAACTCTGAAGAGTTCTTCTCTAATGCTACCATAATCCCCACATTGGGACTGAATAAGCCACGCATAACCATCGTCCCAAGCCCCACCAAAGCCGGTGAGGCTACAGGTGATCTGGGGAGGGCTATGTCACCTGTCACTATAACAACCATCTCCAGGGCCAAGTCTCCAGAGACCTCACACTCAGGTAGGCCTTTGTCACCCATCTCCATTGTGACAGTCAGTACATCCGCCATGGCAGATGTGTTTGGCTCCCAAGAGAAGCAGGAAATGACCATGGGGAGGGCTGTGTTCAAGGTGACCCCTGAGAAGCAAACGGTACCCACGCCCAGGAAGTACAACTCCAATACcaacatcatcaccaccacagAGGACAACAAGATCCACATCCACTTAGGGTCGCAGTTCATGCGGCCCCTTGAGAGTGGCAGTAGCCCCCCCACCATCACAGTCAGACCTCTTGCCGTGACAACGGAGAGCAAGGAGGTCACCACAGGTACTGTTCTGCGCTCACCACGCCATGGCACAGTTTCCAAGACCACACCAGGAAAGGTGATGAGCAGCATTACCATCACCCCCATCACCTCTGCTCCCTCCAGGCCAACTCAATCACAG CCTGGACCAGAAGCACCGCCCCCACGGACAGCCGTCACTCGCATCCCCATGTCGAAAGGTATGAAAACAGGGAAATCGGTTCTGGGGAACATGGGCGTCTCCACAGTGACAAGGCTAGAGTCACGGGCCGAGAGCCAGTCCATGAAAATCGAACTGAGGAAATCCACAGTTTGCGGCAGCACTGCTCCTCTGAGCGGAGGAAAGGGTTAG
- the LOC135254075 gene encoding filamin-A-interacting protein 1-like isoform X4, with product MLVDERQLHLEQIDQQCQRVQELAQQLQEKEQKLSAVASKAKEDGQRILKLEVDLERKAAKFAQDHEEMTTKLGGQESQNRQLRLKLASMTRRIEELEDSNRALQRSEEELQELRDKISKGECGNSSLMAELETLRKRVLEMEGKDEEIIKTESQCRELRKRLQDEESHCKELKLEVEKLQKRMVELEKLEGAFSISKSECTQLHTSLEKERGLVKELVSELDVVKNHVKELEASESRLEKAEMGLKDDLAKLKSFTVLMVDERKKMAERIREEEKKGDDLNRMFKTEQCKVMEVTEKLIEESKKLLKLKSEMEGKVTCLVKEKEELNSKLISEKEKCKDLSARVGLMKTRIDHLEEAERESARSRVKRALEKFSDTSGQEDKVKELTLEIERLKNRLKQLEVVEGDLMKTEDEYDLLEKKFRTEQDKANVLSQQLEEMRSQIARNKVIEKGEAASQESELRQRYKMEEAKTRDLQADVQALKEKIHELMYKEDQLSQLQVDYSILQQRFIEEERKKTDMSHEVLNLTKELEVTKRYSRALRPSTNGRRMVDVPLASTGVQTDMVASDVTEDTPAVFIRKSVQEENHIMSNLRQRDLKKSAERPSVLDRYPPAASELNMRKSWMPWMRKKDGSLEKSSHLNGESPRTRTMAAPQRQGQPLHIRVTPDHGSSTATLEITSPNSEEFFSNATIIPTLGLNKPRITIVPSPTKAGEATGDLGRAMSPVTITTISRAKSPETSHSGRPLSPISIVTVSTSAMADVFGSQEKQEMTMGRAVFKVTPEKQTVPTPRKYNSNTNIITTTEDNKIHIHLGSQFMRPLESGSSPPTITVRPLAVTTESKEVTTGTVLRSPRHGTVSKTTPGKVMSSITITPITSAPSRPTQSQPGPEAPPPRTAVTRIPMSKGMKTGKSVLGNMGVSTVTRLESRAESQSMKIELRKSTVCGSTAPLSGGKG from the exons ATGCTGGTGGATGAACGGCAGCTGCACCTTGAGCAGATAGACCAGCAGTGTCAGAGGGTCCAAGAGCTTGCTCAAcagctgcaggagaaggagcagAAGCTCAGTGCTGTTGCCAGCAAAGCTAAGGAGGACGGCCAGAGGATCCTGAAGCTGGAGGTGGACCTGGAGCGCAAGGCAGCAAAGTTTGCACAGGACCACGAGGAGATGACCACCAAGCTGGGTGGCCAGGAGTCGCAGAACCGGCAGCTGCGACTCAAGCTTGCCAGTATGACACGCAGGATCGAAGAGCTGGAGGACAGCAACCGGGCCTTACAGAGGTCTGAAGAGGAGCTCCAGGAGCTGAGGGACAAGATTAGCAAGGGGGAGTGTGGCAACTCCAGCCTTATGGCAGAGCTGGAGACCCTGCGCAAGAGGGTGCTGGAGATGGAGGGCAAGGATGAAGAGATCATCAAGACTGAGTCTCAGTGCAGAGAGTTGAGGAAGAGGTTGCAGGATGAAGAGAGCCATTGCAAGGAGCTGAAGCTAGAGGTGGAAAAGCTCCAGAAGAGAATGGTGGAACTGGAGAAGCTTGAGGGAGCCTTTAGCATCAGCAAGTCTGAGTGCACCCAGCTGCATACGAgtctggagaaggagagaggccTTGTGAAAGAGCTGGTCTCTGAACTGGATGTGGTGAAGAACCATgtgaaggagctggaggcctCAGAGTCTAGGCTAGAGAAAGCAGAGATGGGCCTGAAAGATGACCTGGCTAAGCTGAAGTCATTCACGGTGTTAATGGTGGATGAGAGAAAGAAGATGGCAGAGAGGATCAGGGAGGAGGAAAAGAAGGGTGATGACTTGAACAGGATGTTCAAGACAGAGCAATGCAAGGTCATGGAGGTGACAGAGAAGCTTATTGAGGAGAGCAAAAAGCTGCTCAAGCTGAAGTCAGAGATGGAAGGTAAGGTGACCTGCCTTGTTAAAGAGAAGGAAGAGCTAAATAGCAAGTTGATtagtgagaaagagaaatgcaAGGATCTAAGCGCGAGGGTCGGCCTGATGAAGACAAGGATTGATCATCTAGAGGAGGCAGAAAGAGAATCTGCCAGGAGCAGGGTGAAGAGGGCACTGGAGAAATTTTCAGACACATCAGGGCAAGAGGACAAGGTCAAGGAACTGACACTAGAAATTGAAAGGTTGAAGAACCGCCTCAAGCAATtggaggtggtggagggagACTTGATGAAGACTGAGGATGAGTATGACTTGCTGGAGAAGAAGTTCAGGACAGAGCAGGACAAGGCAAATGTCCTCTCCCAGCAGCTGGAAGAGATGAGAAGTCAGATCGCTAGGAATAAGGTGATAGAGAAGGGGGAGGCAGCGAGTCAGGAGTCAGAGCTTCGGCAGCGGTACAAGATGGAGGAAGCAAAGACGAGGGACCTACAAGCTGACGTCCAGGCACTCAAGGAGAAGATACATGAGCTAATGTACAAAGAGGACCAGCTCTCCCAACTGCAGGTAGACTACTCTATCCTCCAGCAGAGATTCATtgaagaagagaggaagaagacAGACATGAGCCACGAGGTCCTCAACCTCACAAAAGAACTGGAGGTCACTAAACGCTATAGTCGTGCCCTGAGGCCCAGCACTAATGGACGGAGGATGGTGGACGTCCCCTTGGCATCCACCGGGGTACAGACAGACATGGTggccagtgatgtcactgaggaCACTCCCGCAGTGTTTATCAGGAAATCTGTCCAAGAGGAGAACCATATCATGAGCAACCTTCGACAGAGGGACCTTAAGAAGTCAGCGGAAAGACCATCTGTGCTGGACCGCTACCCTCCTGCTGCTAGCGAGCTCAACATGAGGAAGTCATGGATGCCCTGGATGAGGAAAAAAGATGGAAGTTTGGAGAAGTCATCACACCTCAACGGTGAATCCCCACGGACTAGAACAATGGCAGCTCCCCAGAGGCAAGGGCAGCCCTTGCATATCCGAGTGACCCCAGATCATGGGTCCAGCACAGCCACCTTGGAGATCACCAGCCCCAACTCTGAAGAGTTCTTCTCTAATGCTACCATAATCCCCACATTGGGACTGAATAAGCCACGCATAACCATCGTCCCAAGCCCCACCAAAGCCGGTGAGGCTACAGGTGATCTGGGGAGGGCTATGTCACCTGTCACTATAACAACCATCTCCAGGGCCAAGTCTCCAGAGACCTCACACTCAGGTAGGCCTTTGTCACCCATCTCCATTGTGACAGTCAGTACATCCGCCATGGCAGATGTGTTTGGCTCCCAAGAGAAGCAGGAAATGACCATGGGGAGGGCTGTGTTCAAGGTGACCCCTGAGAAGCAAACGGTACCCACGCCCAGGAAGTACAACTCCAATACcaacatcatcaccaccacagAGGACAACAAGATCCACATCCACTTAGGGTCGCAGTTCATGCGGCCCCTTGAGAGTGGCAGTAGCCCCCCCACCATCACAGTCAGACCTCTTGCCGTGACAACGGAGAGCAAGGAGGTCACCACAGGTACTGTTCTGCGCTCACCACGCCATGGCACAGTTTCCAAGACCACACCAGGAAAGGTGATGAGCAGCATTACCATCACCCCCATCACCTCTGCTCCCTCCAGGCCAACTCAATCACAG CCTGGACCAGAAGCACCGCCCCCACGGACAGCCGTCACTCGCATCCCCATGTCGAAAGGTATGAAAACAGGGAAATCGGTTCTGGGGAACATGGGCGTCTCCACAGTGACAAGGCTAGAGTCACGGGCCGAGAGCCAGTCCATGAAAATCGAACTGAGGAAATCCACAGTTTGCGGCAGCACTGCTCCTCTGAGCGGAGGAAAGGGTTAG